In Panicum virgatum strain AP13 chromosome 4N, P.virgatum_v5, whole genome shotgun sequence, a single window of DNA contains:
- the LOC120671404 gene encoding uncharacterized protein LOC120671404: MAACRRAASSSLVGPPGEFLRAAAAIPAASAPTKPPPAKRLTENSSPTFASSGDPCLDFFFHVVPGTPAARVASLLADAWAAEPNTALRLACNLLGVRGTGKSDRRGFYAAALWMHECHPVTLALNAPAIVEFGYLKVLPEILHRIVGGAVSAKRPGKKVETRLVGAAQGLLRLDTNECAAAFQELERKVERRWRAEAAARAVERYSGDPNYRFLHDCTADMFADLLARDLRSLADGKIYEISLAGKWCPSLNCRYDRSTLLSEAIARRLFPKGSALDLPEDMADVHYVYQVRNRLRKALASLRRALQLPEIFITAQAWGDVVYPRVASRAMRRYRELFLKHDAEHFEKYLEDVKAGKATIAAGALLPHEILASVDGDGVADLQWERMVSDLRALGKLSNCVAICDVSGSMSGLPMDVCVALGLLVSELSDEPWHHRLITFSAKPELHKITGTTLTEKTAFIRQMHWMMNTDFQAVFDKLLGLAKTFKLPPEQMVRKVFVFSDMEFDQASSRPWETDYEAITRKFEEAGYGAVVPEIVFWNLRDSMSVPVTASQKGVAMVSGFSKNFVKLFLDNDGVISPRAIMEKAISGPEYRKLVVFD, from the coding sequence ATGGCGGCGTGCCGGCGAGCCGCATCCTCCAGCCTCGTCGGCCCACCGGGGGAATTcctccgcgccgcggccgcgatcccggcggcgtccgcgcccacgaagccgccgccggcgaagcgGCTCACGGAGAACTCGTCGCCCACGTTCGCCTCCTCGGGGGACCCCTGCctcgacttcttcttccacgtCGTCCCCGGCACGCCGGCCGCGAGGGtcgcctccctcctcgccgacgCGTGGGCCGCCGAGCCGAACACGGCGCTCCGCCTCGCGTGCAACCTCCTCGGCGTGCGCGGCACGGGCAAGTCCGACCGGAGGGGGTTCTACGCCGCCGCGCTCTGGATGCACGAGTGCCACCCGGTCACGCTCGCCCTCAACGCGCCCGCCATCGTGGAGTTCGGCTACCTCAAGGTCCTCCCCGAGATCCTCCACCGCATCGTCGGCGGCGCCGTCTCCGCCAAGAGGCCGGGGAAGAAGGTCGAGACCcgcctcgtcggcgccgcccaGGGGCTGCTCCGCCTGGACACCAACGAGTGCGCCGCCGCGTTCCAGGAGCTCGAACGGAAGGTCGAACGGAGGTGGCGCGCGGAGGCCGCGGCAAGAGCCGTCGAGAGGTACAGCGGTGACCCGAACTACCGGTTCCTGCACGACTGCACGGCGGACATGTTCGCCGACCTCCTCGCCAGGGACTTGCGGAGCCTCGCCGACGGCAAGATCTACGAGATctccctcgccgggaaatgGTGCCCGTCGCTGAACTGCCGCTACGACCGCTCCACGCTCCTCAGCGAGGCCATCGCGCGCCGCCTCTTCCCCAAGGGGTCGGCGCTCGATCTCCCCGAGGACATGGCGGACGTCCACTACGTCTACCAGGTCCGCAACCGCCTCCGCAAGGCGCTCGCGTCCCTgcgccgcgccctccagctcccGGAGATCTTCATCACGGCTCAGGCGTGGGGGGACGTGGTGTACCCGCGCGTCGCCTCAAGGGCGATGAGGAGATACCGGGAGCTCTTCCTCAAGCACGACGCCGAGCACTTCGAGAAGTACCTCGAGGACGTCAAGGCCGGCAAGGCGACGATCGCGGCGGGCGCCCTGCTCCCTCACGAGATCCTCGCGtccgtcgacggcgacggcgtcgccGACCTGCAGTGGGAGCGCATGGTCAGCGATCTGCGGGCGCTCGGCAAGCTCAGCAACTGCGTCGCCATCTGCGACGTGTCGGGGAGCATGTCCGGCCTGCCCATGGACGTCTGCGTCGCGCTCGGCCTCCTCGTCTCCGAGCTCAGCGACGAGCCGTGGCACCACCGGCTCATCACCTTCAGCGCGAAGCCTGAGCTGCATAAGATAACTGGCACGACCCTCACGGAGAAGACAGCCTTCATCCGTCAGATGCACTGGATGATGAACACCGACTTCCAAGCAGTGTTCGACAAGCTCCTCGGCCTCGCGAAAACCTTCAAGCTGCCCCCGGAGCAGATGGTGAGGAAGGTGTTCGTGTTCAGCGACATGGAGTTCGACCAGGCGTCATCGAGGCCGTGGGAGACAGACTACGAGGCGATCACGAGGAAGTTCGAGGAGGCCGGGTATggcgcggtggtgccggagatAGTGTTCTGGAACCTGAGGGACTCCATGTCCGTGCCTGTGACAGCGAGTCAGAAGGGGGTAGCTATGGTGAGCGGCTTCTCCAAGAACTTTGTGAAGCTGTTCCTGGACAACGATGGGGTAATATCACCGAGAGCTATAATGGAGAAGGCCATCTCCGGGCCGGAGTACCGGAAGCTCGTTGTCTTTGACTGA